Proteins encoded within one genomic window of Humulus lupulus chromosome 1, drHumLupu1.1, whole genome shotgun sequence:
- the LOC133793512 gene encoding uncharacterized protein LOC133793512 isoform X2, which produces MRYLCVLRWRERYNNCKNSKVTFGFNIHAMPHLSSRISKQRSRQQLHSLPKGDSDMSTPVDELRQLLEAWAARAAKVAAKKAAKKNPEAPGPDPSRNKETPEAEPRPDEGAIAVIPIMAVDPAAVPGLAQPPVIDLEPEPAVSRSSGKRALDLGAAEADTGKKRPWTRRAGSAGESHGESRLAAKEIPALPALPIHSALPEEGEAVLRDEQSRLISRTWESGRDWRDETYKALTIRCQVEFAERPSAFSVPQPIVDRLATETGFRPKLGQDTTPFAADLLEQVGNTMSNLQLKRYATIANLDMLFISQALRHQATADALLSHRNTDLVAEAAVNQREAAKEALAREMAQAQETLSKAVAQADVDRAEFDRVKAGLEEALSRKETAANERAALLEAAAAQSVRDGEKIQNLETRVRELDNSLREEMTANEEARRGKEQAEDLLHVTFEEAIYMAWRKDKSMNLLIFPDSESKRAEFEAKEKEDAELLEDEA; this is translated from the exons ATGAGATATTTATGTGTTCTTAGATGGAG AGAAAGATACAACAACTGCAAGAACTCCAAGGTGACATTTGGGTTTAACATCCATGCAATGCCCCATCTGTCAAGCAGAATAAGTAAACAAAGAAGTCGTCAGCAGCTGCATTCCCTCCCCAAAG GAGACTCAGACATGTCTACCCCCGTGGATGAGCTGAGGCAACTCCTCGAAGCCTGGGCCGCGAGGGCGGCCAAGGTCGCGGCCAAAAAGGCTGCCAAGAAGAATCCAGAGGCGCCAGGCCCGGACCCCTCTCGCAACAAGGAGACGCCAGAGGCGGAGCCTCGACCCGACGAGGGGGCAATCGCCGTGATCCCTATCATGGCCGTGGACCCGGCTGCCGTCCCCGGCCTTGCCCAACCTCCGGTGATCGATTTGGAGCCGGAACCCGCGGTAAGCCGGAGTTCCGGGAAGAGGGCCTTGGACCTGGGCGCTGCAGAGGCCGACACTGGGAAAAAGAGGCCCTGGACGAGGCGGGCTGGCTCAGCCGGTGAGTCGCACGGGGAAAGCCGCCTCGCCGCGAAGGAGATTCCCGCATTACCGGCCCTCCCCATACATTCGGCACTACCTGAGGAGGGGGAAGCCGTCTTGCGGGATGAGCAGTCTCGGCTAATTTCCCGGACCTGGGAGAGTGGCCGGGACTGGAGAGATGAGACGTACAAGGCCCTGACAATTCGTTGTCAGGTTGAGTTCGCTGAGCGCCCGTCGGCTTTTAGCGTGCCCCAGCCAATCGTGGATCGGCTAGCTACCGAGACGGGCTTTCGCCCTAAGCTGGGGCAGGACACGACCCCTTTTGCGGCAGACTTGTTGGagcaggtggggaacaccatgtctaaCCTCCAACTCAAGCGGTATGCCACCATCGCCAACTTAGATatgttgttcatctcccaggccctccgccatcaggccaccgct GACGCTCTGTTGTCCCACCGGAATACTGACCTGGTGGccgaggcggccgtgaaccaaagggaggccgccaaggaggccctggcCAGGGAGATGGCCCAGGCTCAGGAGACTTTGAGCAAAGCGGTTGCTCAGGCAGACGTGGACCGCGCAGAGTTCGACCGAGTCAAGGCCGGGCTTGAAGAGGCCTTGTCCCGGAAAGAAACCGCGGCCAACGAGAGGGCAGCCCTTCTGGAGGCGGCTGCGGCTCAGTCTGTCCGGGACGGGGAGAAGATCCAGAACTTGGAGACCCGGGTCCGCGAGCTGGACAATTCTCTTCGTGAGGAGATGACGGCGAATGAGGAGGCCCGTCGCGGAAAGGAGCAGGCAGAGGACTTGCTGCACGTCACTTTtgaggaggccatctacatggcttggCGCAAGGACAAAAGCATGAACCTCCTGATCTTTCCTGACTCAGAATCAAAGAGGGctgaattcgaggccaaggagaaggaagacgcgGAGCTTCTGGAGGACGAAGCCTAG
- the LOC133793512 gene encoding uncharacterized protein LOC133793512 isoform X1, which yields MEHCWHINVFRERYNNCKNSKVTFGFNIHAMPHLSSRISKQRSRQQLHSLPKGDSDMSTPVDELRQLLEAWAARAAKVAAKKAAKKNPEAPGPDPSRNKETPEAEPRPDEGAIAVIPIMAVDPAAVPGLAQPPVIDLEPEPAVSRSSGKRALDLGAAEADTGKKRPWTRRAGSAGESHGESRLAAKEIPALPALPIHSALPEEGEAVLRDEQSRLISRTWESGRDWRDETYKALTIRCQVEFAERPSAFSVPQPIVDRLATETGFRPKLGQDTTPFAADLLEQVGNTMSNLQLKRYATIANLDMLFISQALRHQATADALLSHRNTDLVAEAAVNQREAAKEALAREMAQAQETLSKAVAQADVDRAEFDRVKAGLEEALSRKETAANERAALLEAAAAQSVRDGEKIQNLETRVRELDNSLREEMTANEEARRGKEQAEDLLHVTFEEAIYMAWRKDKSMNLLIFPDSESKRAEFEAKEKEDAELLEDEA from the exons ATGGAG CATTGCTGGCACATAAATGTTTTCAGAGAAAGATACAACAACTGCAAGAACTCCAAGGTGACATTTGGGTTTAACATCCATGCAATGCCCCATCTGTCAAGCAGAATAAGTAAACAAAGAAGTCGTCAGCAGCTGCATTCCCTCCCCAAAG GAGACTCAGACATGTCTACCCCCGTGGATGAGCTGAGGCAACTCCTCGAAGCCTGGGCCGCGAGGGCGGCCAAGGTCGCGGCCAAAAAGGCTGCCAAGAAGAATCCAGAGGCGCCAGGCCCGGACCCCTCTCGCAACAAGGAGACGCCAGAGGCGGAGCCTCGACCCGACGAGGGGGCAATCGCCGTGATCCCTATCATGGCCGTGGACCCGGCTGCCGTCCCCGGCCTTGCCCAACCTCCGGTGATCGATTTGGAGCCGGAACCCGCGGTAAGCCGGAGTTCCGGGAAGAGGGCCTTGGACCTGGGCGCTGCAGAGGCCGACACTGGGAAAAAGAGGCCCTGGACGAGGCGGGCTGGCTCAGCCGGTGAGTCGCACGGGGAAAGCCGCCTCGCCGCGAAGGAGATTCCCGCATTACCGGCCCTCCCCATACATTCGGCACTACCTGAGGAGGGGGAAGCCGTCTTGCGGGATGAGCAGTCTCGGCTAATTTCCCGGACCTGGGAGAGTGGCCGGGACTGGAGAGATGAGACGTACAAGGCCCTGACAATTCGTTGTCAGGTTGAGTTCGCTGAGCGCCCGTCGGCTTTTAGCGTGCCCCAGCCAATCGTGGATCGGCTAGCTACCGAGACGGGCTTTCGCCCTAAGCTGGGGCAGGACACGACCCCTTTTGCGGCAGACTTGTTGGagcaggtggggaacaccatgtctaaCCTCCAACTCAAGCGGTATGCCACCATCGCCAACTTAGATatgttgttcatctcccaggccctccgccatcaggccaccgct GACGCTCTGTTGTCCCACCGGAATACTGACCTGGTGGccgaggcggccgtgaaccaaagggaggccgccaaggaggccctggcCAGGGAGATGGCCCAGGCTCAGGAGACTTTGAGCAAAGCGGTTGCTCAGGCAGACGTGGACCGCGCAGAGTTCGACCGAGTCAAGGCCGGGCTTGAAGAGGCCTTGTCCCGGAAAGAAACCGCGGCCAACGAGAGGGCAGCCCTTCTGGAGGCGGCTGCGGCTCAGTCTGTCCGGGACGGGGAGAAGATCCAGAACTTGGAGACCCGGGTCCGCGAGCTGGACAATTCTCTTCGTGAGGAGATGACGGCGAATGAGGAGGCCCGTCGCGGAAAGGAGCAGGCAGAGGACTTGCTGCACGTCACTTTtgaggaggccatctacatggcttggCGCAAGGACAAAAGCATGAACCTCCTGATCTTTCCTGACTCAGAATCAAAGAGGGctgaattcgaggccaaggagaaggaagacgcgGAGCTTCTGGAGGACGAAGCCTAG
- the LOC133793494 gene encoding F-box/LRR-repeat protein 10 isoform X2, whose translation MFDVSLFLRHNFARVWALASEKLVSLEIGYISSVMVTELLSPNLGFLQSPNHIRPSILPNIQKLCLSVDYITDTMVTTISKGLISLSHLDLRDAPIIEPSLTLDLTNNGLQQINHHGKLKYLSLIRSQEFLLTYFRRVNDLGLLLMADKCTDMESICLGGFCRVTDTGFKTIFHACSKLYKLKVSHGTQLTDLIFHDISATSLSLLHVSLRWCSLLTNQAVASLASNKNLKILDLRCCRNLGDEALLAIRNLTKLKSLLLDGSDISDMGLSFLRPSVIQSLVSLSVRGCKKITDKFISALFEGCLITELRELDLSNLPHLSDNGILLLAKSRIPVVELRMRQCPLIGDTSVMALASMQVDEERWHGNGLRLLDLYNCGGITQLSFRWLKRPYFPRLRWLGVTGIVNRDMVDALARNRPFLHVACRGEELGPEQWDSSDGLNMHDYDEEDELEQWLLEGEVDGDIEDEEMVDAELME comes from the coding sequence CCTTCAGTCACCAAATCATATTCGACCTTCGATCTTGCCAAACATTCAAAAATTGTGTCTTTCAGTGGACTATATTACTGATACAATGGTCACTACAATTTCTAAAGGTCTCATCTCCTTATCCCATTTGGACCTTCGAGATGCACCAATTATTGAACCAAGCCTTACACTTGACCTTACAAACAATGGCCTTCAACAAATTAATCATCATGGGAAACTGAAATATCTCTCTTTGATCCGGAGCCAGGAGTTCCTCCTTACCTATTTCAGGAGAGTAAATGATCTTGGACTCCTCTTAATGGCCGACAAGTGCACGGATATGGAAAGCATATGTCTTGGAGGCTTTTGTCGAGTTACTGACACAGGTTTCAAAACAATATTTCATGCCTGCTCCAAGTTATACAAGCTTAAGGTTTCTCATGGGACTCAATTAACTGATTTAATTTTTCATGATATTTCTGCTACTTCCCTTTCCTTGTTGCATGTTAGCTTGAGATGGTGTAGTCTTTTAACAAACCAAGCTGTTGCCAGTTTGGCATCTAATAAGAACCTCAAAATTCTTGACTTGAGATGCTGCAGAAACCTTGGGGATGAAGCCCTTCTAGCCATAAGGAATCTGACAAAATTAAAATCTTTACTACTGGATGGCTCTGATATAAGTGACATGGGATTATCATTCTTGAGACCGAGTGTTATACAGTCCCTTGTTTCATTATCCGTTAGAGGGTGCAAAAAGATAACAGATAAATTCATTTCTGCTCTTTTTGAGGGCTGTCTAATAACAGAGTTGCGAGAGTTGGACCTATCCAATCTTCCCCATCTTTCTGATAATGGAATCCTGTTACTGGCGAAAAGTCGGATTCCAGTTGTTGAATTGAGAATGCGACAGTGCCCACTCATTGGTGACACTTCAGTCATGGCATTGGCCTCAATGCAAGTCGACGAAGAGAGGTGGCATGGCAATGGCTTACGGTTGTTAGATCTATATAACTGTGGCGGCATCACACAGCTTTCATTCCGCTGGTTGAAGAGGCCTTACTTTCCAAGGCTGAGATGGCTGGGGGTGACAGGGATCGTAAATAGAGATATGGTAGATGCCTTGGCTCGGAATAGACCGTTCCTACATGTAGCTTGCCGTGGTGAGGAGCTGGGCCCCGAACAATGGGATAGCTCCGATGGTTTGAACATGCATGACTACGATGAAGAGGACGAGCTTGAACAATGGCTCTTAGAAGGTGAAGTTGATGGTGACATTGAAGACGAGGAGATGGTTGATGCAGAACTAATGGAGTAA
- the LOC133793512 gene encoding uncharacterized protein LOC133793512 isoform X3 produces the protein MSTPVDELRQLLEAWAARAAKVAAKKAAKKNPEAPGPDPSRNKETPEAEPRPDEGAIAVIPIMAVDPAAVPGLAQPPVIDLEPEPAVSRSSGKRALDLGAAEADTGKKRPWTRRAGSAGESHGESRLAAKEIPALPALPIHSALPEEGEAVLRDEQSRLISRTWESGRDWRDETYKALTIRCQVEFAERPSAFSVPQPIVDRLATETGFRPKLGQDTTPFAADLLEQVGNTMSNLQLKRYATIANLDMLFISQALRHQATADALLSHRNTDLVAEAAVNQREAAKEALAREMAQAQETLSKAVAQADVDRAEFDRVKAGLEEALSRKETAANERAALLEAAAAQSVRDGEKIQNLETRVRELDNSLREEMTANEEARRGKEQAEDLLHVTFEEAIYMAWRKDKSMNLLIFPDSESKRAEFEAKEKEDAELLEDEA, from the exons ATGTCTACCCCCGTGGATGAGCTGAGGCAACTCCTCGAAGCCTGGGCCGCGAGGGCGGCCAAGGTCGCGGCCAAAAAGGCTGCCAAGAAGAATCCAGAGGCGCCAGGCCCGGACCCCTCTCGCAACAAGGAGACGCCAGAGGCGGAGCCTCGACCCGACGAGGGGGCAATCGCCGTGATCCCTATCATGGCCGTGGACCCGGCTGCCGTCCCCGGCCTTGCCCAACCTCCGGTGATCGATTTGGAGCCGGAACCCGCGGTAAGCCGGAGTTCCGGGAAGAGGGCCTTGGACCTGGGCGCTGCAGAGGCCGACACTGGGAAAAAGAGGCCCTGGACGAGGCGGGCTGGCTCAGCCGGTGAGTCGCACGGGGAAAGCCGCCTCGCCGCGAAGGAGATTCCCGCATTACCGGCCCTCCCCATACATTCGGCACTACCTGAGGAGGGGGAAGCCGTCTTGCGGGATGAGCAGTCTCGGCTAATTTCCCGGACCTGGGAGAGTGGCCGGGACTGGAGAGATGAGACGTACAAGGCCCTGACAATTCGTTGTCAGGTTGAGTTCGCTGAGCGCCCGTCGGCTTTTAGCGTGCCCCAGCCAATCGTGGATCGGCTAGCTACCGAGACGGGCTTTCGCCCTAAGCTGGGGCAGGACACGACCCCTTTTGCGGCAGACTTGTTGGagcaggtggggaacaccatgtctaaCCTCCAACTCAAGCGGTATGCCACCATCGCCAACTTAGATatgttgttcatctcccaggccctccgccatcaggccaccgct GACGCTCTGTTGTCCCACCGGAATACTGACCTGGTGGccgaggcggccgtgaaccaaagggaggccgccaaggaggccctggcCAGGGAGATGGCCCAGGCTCAGGAGACTTTGAGCAAAGCGGTTGCTCAGGCAGACGTGGACCGCGCAGAGTTCGACCGAGTCAAGGCCGGGCTTGAAGAGGCCTTGTCCCGGAAAGAAACCGCGGCCAACGAGAGGGCAGCCCTTCTGGAGGCGGCTGCGGCTCAGTCTGTCCGGGACGGGGAGAAGATCCAGAACTTGGAGACCCGGGTCCGCGAGCTGGACAATTCTCTTCGTGAGGAGATGACGGCGAATGAGGAGGCCCGTCGCGGAAAGGAGCAGGCAGAGGACTTGCTGCACGTCACTTTtgaggaggccatctacatggcttggCGCAAGGACAAAAGCATGAACCTCCTGATCTTTCCTGACTCAGAATCAAAGAGGGctgaattcgaggccaaggagaaggaagacgcgGAGCTTCTGGAGGACGAAGCCTAG